The genome window GCTGTCCGTGTGCCTGTGACAGGCAGCCTCAGTGCCAACATCACTGGCTTTTTACCTATTCACTGCATTTACCAGCTCCTAAAGAGTCGTTCCTTCACCAAGCACAAAGTATCCATTAAGGTACCACCTTTGCTTTATCTCTCTCCATAATTCTGAATGCTGATGAGGTTTTGCAGGCTGGTTGACTTAGAGGAGCAGAATTCTTGATCAATCTTGTACCTTCCTACCATGTAATTTAAGAATGAACTGTATTTAAGTTAAGGTGCCCATTTTTAGCTCTGCAATCCAGAGACCACTGCTTAATGAAGTTAAAAACAGTAAGTCTCTCTCCCCCATCTGTGTTTAATCATAGTCAGAATAATTTTCCAGCCAGGACAAGTTCTATTTGTGAATCAGGGTCCAGGACACAGAGTTTATgaccagctcagagctggtgttCCGCTTTCCACAGTCAAAGCCTGTGCTCATGTCCTGGGCTGTTCTCTTGCAGGACTGGATCTACCGGCAGCTCTGTGAAACCACCACCCCCCTgcaccctcagctgctgcccctcaTTGATGTCTACATTAACTCCATCCTCACTCCTGCATCTAAATCCAACCCAGAGGCCACCAACCAGCCTGTCACAGAGCAGGAGATCCTGAATGTTTTCCAAGGACTCTCTGGGGTAATCATCTTGTTTGGATCTTCCTTGTACTTTACGGGCACGTGGTTCAGGATTTTGGATTTCTGTTGCTTCACTTCTTGCTTTCTCTGCCTGTAAACTCCCTCCTGCTACAGTGACAGTCGTGTGTTTTGAAGTGATTCTTGTTACTCAGATATTCACCATATTTGTGGGTAAATCcaaatttttcttcccaagagTCAGGAATGCAGCCTGACCTTTGTGTGTGGTTTATGTGCAGGGAGAAAACACTCGTTCCATGCAGCGCTTCAGCATCACCACGCAGCTGCTCGTCCTCTACTACGTGCTGTCCTATGAAGAGGCACTGCTGGCCAACACAAAGATTCTAGGTAAATGTGAGAGCACCAGGGGGAAGCAGATTAACTGAAAATTAGGtgcaaagaggggaaaaattcATGCTGCTGTCAGATTCGAGCACAGCATAGAAGGTTCAGGTGTttgcagtaaataaaacattgcTGTAGAGATTCAGGACATAAAGTTCCTGCTAGAACTCTCTAGTGGAATAATTTGTTTTACACATTAAAAGAGGTCCAAGCTGAGTTACTAGAAATGTTTATGAGCATCTAAGGAATATAATAACAATTAACAAagacttaaaaattatttgaggTCTTCATTTATTCACATACATTATCAAACTTGCACACACTTTTCTTTGAGTTGGCAATTTTATAGTTGGTAATGCTTAATGATGCCATTTTTACCTTTGAAGTGAAGACTTTACACCAGTTCTGAAAGACCTTTGTGTATTTTATTGATGAAATTAAACTTCAGTGAAAATTCAGTGTTTATACCTGCTGTGTGTTTTTACCAGCCCTTTTTAAGGTGCAAAACTTCCAGTACTATTCAgtcttttttcttcatgctaACCAAGGAAGTCTGAAATACCATAAAATCAATTGCAGTTCTTTGATATTTTCTCGAATTTACCTGGATAATATAGAGAcaagttttctttattaattcattcattaattttctttattaatccACTGGGGATATAATTGTTTTCGGCTGTAACTGCTACATGTGGTTTCTTGTCCTGTTCCTTTGTAGCTGCAATGCAGAGAAAACCCAAGTCCTACTCCTCAGCATTGATGGATCAGATTCCAATCAAGTACCTCATCCggcaggcacaggggctgcagcaggagctgggaggtaAAAACCTGTCTGAAGGTCTAAAGTGCATGAAAAGGAAAGGCTGAGTGTTCTCAGCTCAGGGGCTGTTGCTTTTTTCATagcttgctttcctttttcttgcttttaaaatctgtCAGGAGTAGCTGCTGAGATTGCAGAGATGTTTGAAGAGTCACAGTGAACGTGTGAGGAAAGCACTTCCTTTGAAAGTAGCTCTTCCCTCCCTAGGGCAGGTTTTAGAGTAGGAATTACCTGAGAATGGTGAATAttccaggctgagctcaggagtTACTTTCCAAGGGGTAACTCCTCCTCTCTCTTGGAGCTGGAGTGTCAGGCTGTGAACGTGCACCtcactgagctgctggcagccactCAGTTCAGGGCTTCAAATAGAAGGCACAGATGTGTTCAGGTACAGATGCAGCTGCTCAGATCTGAGCTGTGaatgtccctggtgtccccaagggtTGCACTCTGCCCTGCTGAGGCTCCTGGCCACCAACTACCCCCACCTGTGCATCGTGGATGACTGGATCTGCGAGGAGCAGATCACCGGCACTGACGCCCTGCTCAGGAGGATGCTCCTCACCAACATGGCCAAGAACCACTCTCCCAAACAGCTCCAAGAAGGTAAGGAGCTTCACTCCAAGTAAATTCTTTCCAAATGGATTGGAATATAGTTGATTTGGAAGTGTGTGATTAAGCTGCATTTGTATAATAACCAAAATCCTTCAATGCTTCCAATGGCAGAAGTCCGGTTTTACCAAGATCCTgttgtttgtgttttccagccttttccatgctgcCTGGAAATCACACCCAGCTGATGCAGATCCTGGAACATTTGACCCTTCTCTCAGCTGGAGAATTGATCCCCTATGCAGAGGTGTTGACCTCCAACATGAATCTTTTGCTGGAAGCTGGAGTCCCACGGGGGATTCTGCAGGCTGTCAATAAACTCTGGATGGTTCTGAACACTGTCATGCCCAGAAGGTACCAAGGCTCAAAATACTGTTTGGTTTCTTGGTGCACATAGCTGGGAGGccactttttcttttagaaCTAATAACACAATGCCTTTAGCTGGGAGGTTGGAGGCTGTGACTGAATAGAACGTGTTGGAGCTGCATTTTTTTAGTCTGTTGGTATTTTGAACTTTTGCATTTCAAAGGAAGGTGGTTCTTGTTCTCAGAGGAAAGGAAGTCTTCAGTTTAAAATACAGGAGTATGGTTTTATAGTGTCCATTGTTTGTGCTGAATTCCTGATGGAACAGGAACTCACTTTGGtaagaaaatgccttttttaagAGGTGGATACTCTGCTGCAGTGAAAACTGCTCTAAGTCCAGGGAGTGTAAGTTAACCTTGCTTAACTTCACGGGCTGCAAGTGGAGTTTTTGCTGATTGATAGGCCTAGAAAAGTATGGCTGAGTGACCAAGTGCTTAGGGAACCCCTTTTCTTATGcacattttctatttaaaagaaaaaaaatcataaaaatattctcattttagGTTGTGGGTGATGACTGTTAATGCCCTGCAGCCTTCAGCAAAACTGGTGAGGCAGCAGAAATACACCCAGAATGATCTGATGATTGACCCCCTGATTGTGCTCAGGTGTGACCAGAGAGTGCACAGGtgagtctgtgctgctgcccagggatgctgaAACACAAAGGTGTCCAACAGGAAACTTCTGAAAGCTTTCAGCACTTCCAAACATCTTTTCAGACTAATCACAAACTAATCATCTGTGTTGTTTTAAGCTTGGCCTGAGGACTGTGGAGCTGGGcctgctgttccagctgtgttttcaaaactttgggatttgcacGTGGCTGATCCATTTTGGATTTAGGTGTGGGAATTTGTGGTAAAGAGGCTTTGCAGAGTGTTGGAAATGGCTGCTGCCACGTGCTGGTGGGTGAGGTGTAGCTGTAACACCTCCCAGCTCTTGTGCCTGTGGTTATTCCATCCTTTTGGGCAGCACTTTCTGCTGCTGGATGTGACAGAGGCAGATTGGCTTCATTTCCCAAGGGAGTCTTTGCAGTACTTGGGAATTGTTCCCCCAGATGTCAGTGATGCCAGAGGAGGAGCTGTGGTGCCACAGCCTTTGggatatttttaattagttCATGGTACTGAAGAgcctttgttttgctgtgttccCATCTCAGGAGCCCTCCTCTGATGGACATCATTTTGCACATGTTGAATGGATATCTTCTTGCTTCCAAAGCTTACCTTAATGCTCACCTGAAggaaacagcagagcaggacattAGGCCATCCCAAAACAATCCAATGGGTCCAGAGGCCCCAGAAGTTACAAGGGAAGAGttaaaaaatgctttgcttGCTGCTCAGGTAAGAGGGAAGAAATGGATAATTCCATGATGTGAGGAAAAACAGGGATgaaagagaaatgcagaaacaggaaattaaaaaatgaggccttttaaattatttttttttaccaactTTTGTTaccatggaaaagaaaacagcctCTGTATTCAgatgattaaatattttcttttttctagtCTGAGGCATTGTGCTGATTTACTGCTTTGATAATGGTTGTTCTGCTCACCAACCCTTTCCCCTGCAAAAATATCACATAGGGGAGTTCCCATTATGATATGATTTTTGAGTTAATAGGAAGTTCTATATTTAAATTATCAGGGTGATGAATACTGTGAATTCCATGGCTCTGTGCAtattctgtctgctctgggtgTTTTAAGGGACCACTGGatatttattttgaagcaaTATGAGATTCCACTGCATTTACTCTTTTCACCTGTGGTTATGATATTTTGTTAGATTtagcctatttttttttcctttgcatccTGATTGGGATAAAGTGTTGAAGTTTTTAAATGTTCTAGAGGATTTGTGATTCTTGAGCTGAGTCATTTTCATTCTGTATAAAAAAATGGATAGGTAGAAATCCTAATCACACGACAATCTTCCATTTCTTAAATTATCCTCATTTtgtgtttgatttgtttttatttcactttttaagCATCTTCTGTGGCTTTCCTCCCCAGGACAGCGCTGCTGTGCAGATCCTGCTGGAGATCTGCTTGCCTACAGAAGAGGAGAGgggccagagcagcagtgcccagggttTGCTGAGGGATGTGCAGAGCCCCCCGAGCCCTCAGGGggctgaggcagaggaggaagaggagcaggaggaggaagaggagcagagtTTGCTGTGCAACCTGCGGGAGGTGCAGTGCCtcatctgctgcctgctgcaccAGATGTACATTGCTGACCCCAACATCGTCAAACTGGTGCATTTCCAGGTGAGCCTGCACTGCCCCAGCGTGGGCAGGGccaagggcagagctcaggggctgctggagcttccTCAGAAGTGATAACAACCCACTTTTGTCCTTCTGTCTGTCCCCTTTGCACTTCctccctgttccagtgctggaTTTTAGTGAGAAGGCAGCACCCAAACTCTGCCTCTTCCCCTCCTTTGTGCCTCTGCCCCTTTCAGTTTGTCCATCTAGGCCAATGGAAACTGTCCTAATCACCTTGTAATTACTTGTTCCACATCTTTTGTGGGTTACTTTTTTCTGgctgtgtttttaaataattattcccattattcaaAACTAATTTGGCTTCAAATGTAAACATCTCCTTATCTTTCCTTTTTGTCTGGGCACAGTTTATCTCTTTAGAGTGGAAGGAGAAAGGTTGGCCCTACAAAAGCAGCTGAGCACCTtcaaaaaaaatagaagagggGGAAGATCAGTAATTTCTAAAATACAAATGTGGTTTTAATGCATATTAAATTGCTCCTTGCCAGATGGCAGACTCTTTACAAGGAGTTAATTTGCCTTGACCTGGAACTGATTAAATGATAAAAATGTCATTATGGGGCAATTGTGAAATGAGCAGGTTGGGGCTGATGGTGAAATTTGGAGCACAGGAAAGACACAGAGGGAAAAGGTCACTGCAGTCTGCTTTCCTCTGGGGAGTGGAGGGAGAGCTTCCATAAAAATGAATCATTGAATATTGATGGTAAAGAATTGATCCAGACCCTGGGTTTGTACCCAGTCTGCCTCTTGTTCCTTGGCATTCCAGGCCTGCTGCAAACTGGACAAAAGGGAGTTATAAATACATTCACTTTGAAACAAATAAAGCATTAACACAGGTGTAATTTAAAATCTGACTCGAAGCAGAATTTTCCCAACACACCTGTGACACATTGACACACCTCTTCTCTTAATCCCACAGGGTTATCCATGTGAGCTTCTGGCACTGACAGTGGCTGGGATCCCATCCATGCACATCTGCCTGGATTTCATTCCTGAGCTCATTGCCCAGCCTGAACTGGAAAAGCAGGTACTGGGAATCACTGTGGGTACTCAGCCTGCTGGAATACTGGCTAGGGGGAGAATAAAACAGTCACTAAAACCATCCTGCTCTGACTTGCCTGCGATACTCAGGGAATATTTGTAGCACTTTTACCTTAAATTAAAGGCCTGGCATTGAATGCAACTGGAATTTGTTGGGCTAAAGATTCCCTGTTTCTATATCAAACCAACTTTGTAGCTGCTCTTATTTAATCCTTTCTAGTATTAAGTTACTGCTGAGGTTAAAACTGGAATGTATCAGACCTAAATATCTTCTGCAAGGGTTGTGTTGCACATTGTTGCTTTATTGCTCATCATTAATGTTGGAGCAATAGTGTCTGGAGGAGATTCTGAAACACTTGGATTCATGTTAAATATGTGTGGGTTCTTCTTCTTCATACCACCAGAAAAATAATCATAACAACTATTGTTAAGGCTTCTTTGGCTTCCATTTCCTTCATGGTAAAGCAGGGAATATTTACTTGCTGTTAAGTGTGGTGAAGAGCTTTGGCTAGAAGTTGTAGAAGTTCATTGCTCTTGTCTCTTTTGGCAGATCTTTGCCATCCAGCTGCTCTCCTACCTGTGCATCCAGTATGCCCTGCCCAAATCCCTGAGCGTGGCTCGTTTGGCCATCAACGTGATGGGGACCCTGCTCACAGGTACCACCCCAGCCAGCCCAAAATCCACCTctggggcagccagcaggaTTTCTCTAGGCTAAATGCAGTATTTCCTGTCTAACTGCTATTATAAAAGTAACAGTTCTTGATTggattttataataatttatttttactcctgcatttcctcctcctcctccttggcaGTCCTGACCCAGTCCAAGCGTTACACGTTCTTCatgcccaccctgccctgcctggtgtCCTTCTGCCAGGCCTTTCCTCCCCTCTATGAGGACATCATGTCCCTGCTGATCCAGATTGGACAAGTTTGTGCCTCTGATGTTGCCACACAGACCCGAGACTTCGACCCCATCATCACCCGTGAGTCAAGGACTCAGCACCCCAAAAGGGGCCAGGCACAGGGAAATGGGACAGAAATGTTGTGCTGCTGGGATAACTTAATTCTTGACTTAATTTACTTAATTATTTACTTAAATGTTGTGGTGTTGTGATAATTTACTTGTGGGGAGTTCTAGAAGGAATTTGAGATGGGACTTTTGAATTGGTTTTGATGATGTGGTTTattctttttatcttttatatAGGTAGGAAGGGTTTGGTTTGCATGGTTATAGTTTGGTTTAGAAGGTCACAAGACCTTTAGTTACAAGGCTTTTTGAGGGTTATTGATCAATAAAATATTGTTAataaggatatttatgttttggacTCAATCTTTAAATATTTCGTCTTATGGACTCATAGTGTAAGGTGTTTTATCTAATTATGTTATGATCCATCAACTTAAGAGTTTATGCATTAAAATGCATATGTATCATATGCATTTTAAACTTATTGTTTACTTTTgtaactacttttatttttcctatattttaaactttaaaactAAACTTTTTTCACTTAGTTTAATGTGGTTTTGCTGTAAACTATAAATTCATATTCTTGCTTTGAGTACTTAACTTTGGAAGCTTTCTCTAAAGTTTTGGATGAAATGCTGTGTTTAATTCTAAACTTTAGCTTGCAAGCCTAAAGTTCTGAGAGTTCTTTGTATTTCACATTTCATGGTGTCTCTGGAAATAATCTGTGCTGGGTGGTGCTGGCTCAGCTTTGCTATCTCCTATTTGTGTTATGGCTGGAAAGAACAATTctcaatatttattttgcttttcctgctgtgttttctaggtctccagcagctgaaggagaagcCACACGATTTCTCAGGGTTCTGTAAAGATTCCTCCAGCAAAAGCTGCTCCAGGGACTCTGCAAGCCTGGACCCTGATGttcagctgtgccagtgtgTGGAGAACACCATCATTGAAATCATCAACATGAGTGTCAGTgggatttagaaaaaaaaaacaaacccaggcAAGTTGTCCTGtagcttttccctctctttatGGTGCCTAAATTTGGAAAAAGCTGTGAAAGTGGACTGAAGAGCTCTGGAGCAAAGTCCACAATTTTTATTCATTGAGTCACGGCTGAGGAGAAAATCCCTTCAACAGGATTTTGTGAGAACTTCTGAGGCTGAAGGGATCAGTGAATAATTTCCAGGGAGACAGTGATTTTCAGGCTTGCTCAGCTCCTGAAGTGGCACAGCAACACACCTGGAAGGGTTTTagaacactgaaatatttcttttgttggGCAAACAGCAAAATGATGGCTGAGAAAAATTGGAGATTGAAGTTTGCTTGAGGTaaatgagctgctgctgcagggccttgCAGAGCAAGCTGGAAGAAAGTGCTCCAAGGAATACTTGAAAAAGTGGTGTCAAAAACCTGCACCTTCACACTGAGTTctcagaaaattagaaaatttatttctgtgtcaAACCATTGCTCAAAGCTTCAGTTCATGAAATCAGGAGCTTAATTTAAAGATCAACCAGGCTTCACTGAGAGTTTGAAACTGGTCtaaaagtttcttttaaaaaaaaagtgctgatAGTAAAAATGAGCCACAGAAGTGggatttttaaagaatataGCTCAgatggttttgtggtttttaacttaaaaaaaaaaagatgaaaaagactTGGGAAATGAGTACAGAGCTGTCATCAGAAGATTGAAAGGAGAAATGGATGCTGAGGGTGActgtgcagagggacagggacaggtttCAGCTGTGCCAAAGCAATTCCAGGGCCAAATCCTTTCTGCTTCACCATGGGGTTGGTTGTTCTTTTGTGTGCAAGGCTGGAATTCCCACATGGAAATGTGGGAAAGCCCCGTGGGTTTGTGTTCCAGGATTCCTGCTGTGACACCCCCATCACCATCTGCCTACCAAGTGTATTTTTGTCATCTTTATGTAAATTATGTAAATAATctaaatgtatgtattttttttctcctcggTTCCAAGTGTAATTTTATATCCTGTAGtggtatttaaataaaaaaaccaaaaagcaacaACAGTATGACTGAAGTTCAAAGggggttttctgttttgcttttaagtTTCCAGCTTCATCCCAAATTTCACCTGAAGGAAACACCTGACAAgaacaggagctgtgtgtggcAATAGTGAAAAGACACTGACTTTTCAAAAACTATTaatttttccatggtttttttaTATGTACTCtgctaaaataataataacaacaataataataacaacaatactgtaataataacaataattacaataacaaaattaacaacaacaataatattaataatatttaataatgttGTGATATGATAAAAAAAGATAGATACCAAATTATAATGTGCAATGCttagaaaatataaaacataaatCTAAAAACgaaataatagaataataaatatattaataataatgataaaggCCAATGACAATAACAAGTATTTGAGTATTTCACAAAAAAGGGCGGTTGCCTAGCAACGTGTGCAACCCGGAAGCCAACGAGCCGCCCTGTGATTGGCTGCCGGCGCGCAGAGGTGAAGGCGGGAGCGTCCCAGTGTGCGCTGTGCTGATTGGCCGTGCGCGGCCCTTTCCTGTCAGCTGATTGGCTGGGGTGGAGGCGGGAAGGACGGAGGCGCTGAGGGGCCGCAGGTGCGGGGCCGTGAGGGGCCGTGAGGGGCGCGGGGGAAGTGGCGGCAGCGGCGCCTCCGCCTCGCCGAGCACACAAAGGAAGCGAAggcccaggtgctgctctgtgggctgggctgggctggggtggcccCACCGCTTCCTGAGCGCTCGGAAAGCAAAACGGCTCTGATCGGGTGGAGATGTCCCTGGGGGAGCGCCTGGTGGCTCCTGTCACACCACGGAGGGGCCCTGCGGTGTCCCGGGGCCTCCCTCTTCCTCAGGGCAAATTTCGTTGGGAGCTGTGCTCGTTTAAGCGAGTTCCTCTCTCAGAATGGGTTGGGAAAAGCCTTGGAGCGAGGGGGCCTTTCCCTCTGGAAGGAGGGGTTGGATGTAAACTCATGTCAGCCCTCGTCTTTGGCTAGAATTGCTTTTTCCTATTGAGAAACTCGATGGTGAAGCTGAATCGTGCCATGAATTAGTGCTTTTCTGATGTATATGTTTAATTATTAAAAGTCAGGTGAACTAATTTTTCCCAGAGAATCTGCCAGTTTAAAATTGCTGTCTTTATCAGTGTTGAAAAAATATGAGGACAAAACCCCCCTGTGTTCAAAAATATTGTCTCTTGAAACCATTTATGCCTCTTCAATATTTTTTGTTCAGTAATTTCACCTTTTTAATACAGGGAAATTGTCTGTCTTTTATTATTCCAAGATATTCAAGGTAATAAACACAGACTAGTAAATTGAGTGATGCTTCTTTTCCCCTGGCTAATTACTGCATTATTTGTGGGAGGAGGATGTTCATAAGCATCTCATTTTTCAAGTCACTGtccagatttatttttcattgttatAAAATGTACAAGCTGCTGTATGTTTGTAGTTTATGACATCTTGCAGTTCAAGCTGATGGACCTCTAGAGTTAAAAACTGGCTTGTTTTAGTCACTTAATAttctaaaatacttttcttgtGTGGATTTGAGTTCTATCTCCAGTCTGACAGAATCTGAACTGGTGTGTGCAGCTCATGGtgtttttacttatttattgtTTGTTAGCATTGAGTTACTAATGCTGTATTTTAATTGCAGTTTCAAACCTGAAGCAAACAGGAGGAAAGCTGGCAATGCCTTCAGATGGGGCAGAATACACCATAGGGGGGGTGAAGATCCTGTTCCCCTGCAAGGCTTACCCCTCCCAGCTGGCCATGATGAACGCTGTGAGTGCAGTTTGTCCTGGCATTTGCCACACTGAGAGCTCTTGTCTTTGCCAATATTTGGAGTCCCAAAATCTCTGCCAGCATCTAGAAAGCTGACACATGACATTCAGAGCTTGTAGTACCTTGAGAAGTTCAGTGGTAACCACTCAGtgttctctgtgctgtgcagtgccTGGTTCATGGTTAGGGAATGGTGAAGTACATTTTGGATTTGGGAGCATTTATGCCCAGAAACAAGTTCCTTGTGGTGTAAGGATGTTTATGATTGTCCAGCTGTGCTGTAATTACAGTTGTATACAAATGTTCAGGTTTATAGGGTGGGGAATGATTTAGTAAACCACATTGTCTAAACAGGAGAATTATCTATAGTAATATTtcaaaaagttttcattttttggggggattttctAAATGAATTATTGCAtttatatttaaacatttttataaatttttcaccagtgacaggacaagagggcaCAGCTTTAAGATGTGCCAGGGAAAGTTTAGGCTGGACATTAAGATGTTATTGCTAAGATTAGCTAAACacatctgctttgttttttgttaatTCTGTTACTTTTATTCTCCTTAAAGATTGTTAAAGGCTTGAATAGCAGGCAGCACTGTTTGCTGGAGAGCCCCACAGGAAGTGGCAAAAGCTTGGCATTACTTTGTTCTGCATTATCATGGCAGCAGGCTTTGTATGGTAAGTGTCTTAGTGTCTGCACAACTcttattacaaaatataaaacaagTAATTGGTTTTCATCAGCCTTTAAACGTTTGGATCAGGTCTGGGTCCAGCACTGGACACCTTGCCTTAATGGCAGCATGAGGCAGgaaagctgagctgggcttAGATCCcacaagggaagggaagaaaacccTCCCAAAAGTGGGTTGTGTGGAttgctgggaggagggaggtgTTTCCTTTCTGTGCACTGCAGCTCTTCAGAGGTGACCACAGCCTGCTCAGCTTGACTGGCACTGAGCTGTCATCTCCACTGCTGGTTTGAATGACAGATAAATGACTTTGTCCCCCAGAGAAGTCAGTGCCAACCTCGTCGTGTGCCAAGGAGGACAGGAAGGCAGAGCCATCCCCACCCTGTCACTGCAGGTGtcactcccagcccaggagcagcgAGGCTGCAACCAGTGGGACTCCCAGTGCTCCTTGTTCTGCCCATTACCCTGACCCAGGAACCTCCAGGAAACCTGGGAGCCCTCTGACAAACACAGGTAACTTCATCTGTGGGCAGCTaaaattctgctgctttcaggccagagatggggtttttacCATCATAATAGCAGCCATGGTTCTGCCCTGCACGAAATCTGTGTGGTGGTTGATGTGTCCAGAAATGTCTAACACTTCCCTACACCACAGACATTTCTAGTCATTCTAGCAGTTACTGTTCTGTAGtagttacatt of Molothrus aeneus isolate 106 chromosome 20, BPBGC_Maene_1.0, whole genome shotgun sequence contains these proteins:
- the INTS2 gene encoding integrator complex subunit 2 is translated as MSECSALQFVSPYAFEAMQKVDVVRLAALSDPELRLLLPCLVRMALCAPADQSQSWAQDKKLILRLLSGVEAVNSIVALLSVDFHALEQDASKEQQLRHKLGGGSGESILVSQLQHGLTLEFEHSDSPRRLRLVLSELLAIMNKVSESNGEFFLKSSELFESPVYLEEAADVLCILQAELPSLLPIVDVAEALLHVKNGAWFLCLLVANVPDSFNEVCRGLIKNGERQDEESVGGRRRTEALRHLCKMNPSQALRVRGMVVEECHLPGLGVALTLDHTKNESPDDGVSDLVCFVSGLLLGTNAKVRTWFGTFIRNGQQRKRDNISSVLWQMRRQLLLELMGILPTVRSTHIVEEPEADAEPSVSVYSGLKEEHVVKASALLRLYCALMGIAGLKPTDEEAEQLLQLMTSRPPATPAGVRFVSLSFCMLLAFSTLVSTPEQEQLMVMWLSWMIKEEAYFESISGVSASFGEMLLLVAMYFHSNQLSAIIDLVCSTLGMKIVIKPSSLSRMKTIFTQEIFTEQVVTAHAVRVPVTGSLSANITGFLPIHCIYQLLKSRSFTKHKVSIKDWIYRQLCETTTPLHPQLLPLIDVYINSILTPASKSNPEATNQPVTEQEILNVFQGLSGGENTRSMQRFSITTQLLVLYYVLSYEEALLANTKILAAMQRKPKSYSSALMDQIPIKYLIRQAQGLQQELGGLHSALLRLLATNYPHLCIVDDWICEEQITGTDALLRRMLLTNMAKNHSPKQLQEAFSMLPGNHTQLMQILEHLTLLSAGELIPYAEVLTSNMNLLLEAGVPRGILQAVNKLWMVLNTVMPRRLWVMTVNALQPSAKLVRQQKYTQNDLMIDPLIVLRCDQRVHRSPPLMDIILHMLNGYLLASKAYLNAHLKETAEQDIRPSQNNPMGPEAPEVTREELKNALLAAQDSAAVQILLEICLPTEEERGQSSSAQGLLRDVQSPPSPQGAEAEEEEEQEEEEEQSLLCNLREVQCLICCLLHQMYIADPNIVKLVHFQGYPCELLALTVAGIPSMHICLDFIPELIAQPELEKQIFAIQLLSYLCIQYALPKSLSVARLAINVMGTLLTVLTQSKRYTFFMPTLPCLVSFCQAFPPLYEDIMSLLIQIGQVCASDVATQTRDFDPIITRLQQLKEKPHDFSGFCKDSSSKSCSRDSASLDPDVQLCQCVENTIIEIINMSVSGI